In Campylobacteraceae bacterium, a single genomic region encodes these proteins:
- a CDS encoding transposase, with the protein MYSIGLDISKSTINVFIPINNLDIVIDNNINSIKSLYSKLKKLYKKEFPKLVFVYEPTGTYSFILTKFCASKNLHCFIVNPKKSANFAKVIGNRNKNDIEDARLLSQMIITARNEEIKIPII; encoded by the coding sequence ATGTATTCTATCGGATTAGACATAAGTAAGTCAACAATTAATGTTTTTATACCAATCAATAATCTTGATATAGTTATTGATAATAATATAAATTCAATAAAAAGTTTATACTCAAAGTTAAAGAAACTGTATAAAAAAGAGTTTCCTAAATTGGTTTTCGTTTATGAACCAACAGGTACCTACTCTTTTATTTTAACAAAATTTTGTGCCAGCAAAAATCTTCATTGTTTTATTGTAAATCCTAAAAAAAGTGCAAACTTTGCAAAAGTAATTGGGAATAGAAATAAGAATGATATCGAAGATGCAAGACTGCTCTCACAAATGATTATAACTGCAAGAAACGAAGAAATAAAGATTCCTATCATTAA
- a CDS encoding prepilin peptidase: MNNKDIRSNCIIFKELEDLSSTPGYIHILTYFDFFSNSIFYEESKGLNGSDISAFENKELPIRFELSLLIGLLCKHGIFDRTHLTLDEFRFLSEKTLDLLKELHSSQVSFDPKKLKKGDASFLEVFDGGLKENILYGGESFYDFQYTDFAPLKYKNDNDWFVQNKGFSLEELMNVINALGKNYEDNVNLIYEKISKYKNVDEGVLAIFNDLSSHILNLEVISTNSDVNYNIVKNVLNAFSYDFSTFNSTFTSDADFNMVNAYPIFRVDDNYILLIRTSLYEALYETPFFWFLKDKKYRNKASENRGEFTEQFSKECLEKVFGNDNVYLNVNIMDYKKVKGKELVGEIDVLVTFGNKAIILQAKSKKLTIESRKGNLLSVNKDFKNAIQDSYNQGYSCSELILNKKLKLIMEDEKELKINRNFDEIFIFCVLSDHYPSLSLQVKELLKYETTDIIQEPFVMDVFLLDVMTEMLSTPLYFLDYIKKRALSFNTMIAQNELIILGYHLSMNLNPQQEFTAITLTDDIASCLDASMIVRRKGHEGVSTPSGILTKFKDTFIGDYIDSISRKEDIETIKMGLLFLSLSEDTMKQINEKVDYIIMRNAQDLKSHSITLCFTSGISAGIIFYTNHIDFIYAKRNFRKSFEVMIMKQDLDDNYALYIDSNNRRVIDIKTHKKGLFS, from the coding sequence ATGAATAATAAAGACATACGTAGTAATTGTATTATTTTTAAAGAACTTGAAGATCTTAGTTCAACACCTGGTTATATTCATATTCTTACTTATTTTGATTTTTTCTCAAATAGTATTTTTTATGAAGAGAGTAAAGGTTTAAATGGCTCAGATATTAGTGCTTTTGAGAATAAAGAGCTTCCTATTCGTTTTGAACTTTCTTTATTAATTGGGTTGCTTTGTAAACATGGTATTTTTGATAGAACACATCTTACACTAGATGAATTTAGATTCTTGTCTGAAAAAACACTTGATCTTTTAAAAGAATTACATTCTTCTCAAGTTAGTTTTGATCCAAAAAAACTAAAAAAAGGAGATGCTAGTTTTCTAGAGGTTTTCGATGGAGGACTTAAAGAAAATATTTTATATGGTGGTGAATCTTTTTATGATTTTCAATATACTGATTTTGCTCCTCTTAAATATAAAAATGATAATGACTGGTTTGTTCAGAATAAAGGTTTCTCTCTAGAAGAATTAATGAATGTAATAAATGCTCTTGGTAAAAACTATGAAGACAATGTTAACTTAATATATGAAAAAATTTCTAAATATAAAAATGTTGATGAGGGTGTGTTAGCTATTTTTAATGATTTGTCTTCACATATTCTTAATCTTGAAGTGATATCAACAAATAGTGATGTTAATTATAATATTGTAAAAAATGTACTTAATGCATTTTCATATGATTTTTCTACTTTTAATAGTACATTTACAAGTGATGCAGATTTTAATATGGTTAATGCTTATCCTATCTTTAGGGTTGATGATAATTATATTTTGTTAATTCGAACTAGTTTATATGAAGCATTATATGAAACACCATTTTTTTGGTTTTTAAAAGATAAAAAATATAGAAATAAAGCATCTGAAAATAGAGGTGAATTCACAGAACAATTTTCTAAGGAGTGTTTAGAAAAAGTATTTGGAAATGATAACGTTTATTTAAATGTAAATATCATGGATTATAAAAAAGTAAAAGGAAAAGAACTTGTTGGAGAGATAGATGTATTAGTAACTTTTGGGAATAAAGCCATCATATTGCAAGCAAAATCAAAGAAATTAACCATTGAATCACGAAAAGGAAATTTATTATCTGTTAATAAGGATTTCAAAAATGCAATTCAAGATTCTTATAATCAAGGGTACAGTTGTTCTGAGCTTATTTTGAATAAAAAACTTAAATTGATTATGGAAGACGAAAAGGAATTAAAGATTAACAGAAATTTTGATGAAATCTTTATTTTTTGTGTTCTATCGGATCATTATCCTTCTTTATCATTACAGGTAAAAGAATTGCTTAAGTATGAAACAACAGATATTATTCAAGAACCTTTTGTAATGGATGTCTTTTTATTAGATGTTATGACGGAGATGCTTTCTACTCCACTTTATTTTTTAGATTATATTAAAAAAAGAGCATTAAGTTTTAATACAATGATTGCTCAAAATGAATTGATTATATTAGGATATCATCTAAGTATGAATTTAAACCCTCAGCAAGAATTTACTGCGATAACACTTACGGATGATATTGCCTCTTGTTTAGATGCGTCAATGATTGTTAGAAGAAAAGGGCATGAGGGAGTAAGTACTCCAAGTGGAATCTTAACAAAGTTTAAAGATACATTTATTGGAGATTATATTGATTCTATTTCAAGAAAAGAAGATATAGAAACTATAAAAATGGGTTTATTATTTTTATCTCTTAGCGAAGATACTATGAAACAAATTAATGAAAAAGTTGATTATATTATTATGCGAAATGCACAAGATTTAAAAAGTCACAGTATTACTTTATGTTTTACGTCAGGAATATCTGCTGGAATAATTTTTTATACAAATCATATTGATTTTATTTACGCGAAAAGAAATTTTAGAAAATCTTTTGAAGTTATGATAATGAAACAGGATTTAGATGATAATTATGCACTTTATATTGATTCTAATAATAGAAGAGTTATTGATATTAAAACACATAAAAAAGGATTATTTAGTTGA
- a CDS encoding outer-membrane lipoprotein carrier protein LolA — MFYKVLIINVFVIISSLQALEFKNLKSIQADFKQTIINNADQRIIYSGKLFIKEPSRILWKYEEPIIKNVFLINTMVIIDEPELEQAIFTTLNAEVNLLALLKSAKKISNEKYEANINEVKYTFLIKNNKIDKIIYKDELDNKVSIELFNSVYNEEINESIFKFVAPSYYDIIRK, encoded by the coding sequence ATGTTTTATAAAGTACTTATTATCAATGTTTTTGTAATTATTAGCTCATTACAGGCCCTAGAATTTAAAAATTTGAAATCAATTCAAGCGGATTTTAAACAAACAATTATAAATAATGCCGATCAACGCATCATTTACAGTGGAAAACTTTTTATAAAAGAACCCTCAAGAATTCTTTGGAAGTACGAAGAACCCATCATTAAGAATGTTTTTTTAATTAATACTATGGTTATTATTGATGAACCTGAGTTAGAACAAGCTATTTTCACCACCCTTAATGCAGAAGTAAATTTACTGGCACTTCTAAAAAGTGCTAAAAAAATATCAAATGAAAAATATGAAGCAAATATTAATGAGGTTAAATATACTTTTTTAATTAAGAATAATAAAATTGATAAAATTATCTATAAAGACGAACTAGACAATAAGGTAAGCATTGAATTGTTTAATTCTGTCTACAATGAAGAGATAAATGAAAGTATTTTCAAATTTGTTGCCCCTTCTTATTACGATATTATTAGAAAATAA
- the secA gene encoding preprotein translocase subunit SecA, whose protein sequence is MLNIFSKIFGTKNDKEVKKYLKKVEEINALEEKYKKLSDDELQKEFENIKKDVLENNKTLDDVIYDTFAITREASVRTLHMRHHDVQIVGGLVLNDGRIAEMKTGEGKTLVATLAVVLNAISKKGVHVVTVNDYLASRDAKELAPLYNFLGFTIGIITADIRDELARKEEYNCDITYGTNNEFGFDYLRSNMTLDIEEKVQREHSFVIIDEVDSILIDEARTPLIISGPTNQKGIDYGQANKIALTLEKGEIIEPKSSDEKVIHTKDFIVDEKNKAILITDDGISKAEKLFEVDNLYSLENAKYSHHLDQALKANYIFEIDVDYVVKDNEVIIVDEFTGRLSEGRRFSDGLHQALEAKENVSIQDESQTLADITFQNYFRMYEKLAGMTGTAQTEASEFAEIYNLDVVSIPTNVPVTREDRNDLIFKSEREKFEAVCKKIQEYNTKGQPVLVGTGSIEKSEHLHELLKAAKVPHTVLNAKQHEKEGKIVEDAGLKGAVTIATNMAGRGVDIKLSKEILGLGGLAIIGTERHESRRIDNQLRGRSGRQGDIGETQFFLSLDDNLLRIFGSEKIKGIMERLGIEEGEHIESGMVTRAVENAQKKVETMHFESRKHLLEYDDVANQQRKVIYAFRNDLLNPDFAIEAKLDENRLEYITTLLTNAEIIEGMPSEDFNFDYVITKLQEELHIIITLEDIKEESYQELEDKLAKIIKEVYEQKMGMASVEQKSEIERILYLQILDNAWREHLYSMDTLKTGIGLRGYNQKDPLVEYKKESYNMFLELIASIKNEIIKVLFTVQLQAKEDEALNKLKEEMNESQENISTNFDQDVQISKKTARNEPCPCGSGKKYKQCCGKSGPKKGLVARD, encoded by the coding sequence ATGTTAAATATTTTCTCAAAAATTTTTGGTACTAAAAATGACAAAGAAGTAAAAAAATATCTTAAAAAAGTAGAAGAGATAAATGCTTTAGAAGAAAAATATAAAAAACTAAGTGATGATGAATTACAAAAAGAGTTTGAAAATATTAAAAAAGATGTTTTAGAAAACAATAAAACATTAGATGACGTAATATACGATACCTTTGCAATTACAAGAGAAGCAAGTGTTAGAACGCTTCATATGAGACATCATGATGTACAAATAGTAGGTGGTTTGGTTCTTAATGATGGACGAATTGCTGAAATGAAAACAGGTGAAGGTAAAACTCTTGTTGCTACTCTTGCTGTTGTTTTAAATGCTATTTCTAAAAAAGGGGTACATGTAGTTACGGTAAATGATTATCTTGCTTCTAGAGATGCAAAAGAATTAGCACCTTTATATAACTTCTTAGGTTTTACTATTGGAATTATTACTGCTGATATCAGAGATGAATTAGCTAGAAAAGAAGAATACAACTGCGATATTACGTATGGAACAAACAATGAGTTTGGTTTTGATTATTTACGTTCAAACATGACGTTAGATATTGAAGAAAAAGTTCAACGAGAGCACAGTTTTGTAATTATTGATGAAGTAGATTCAATTTTAATTGATGAAGCAAGAACACCTTTAATTATATCAGGACCTACAAATCAAAAAGGTATTGATTACGGACAAGCTAATAAAATAGCCCTTACTCTAGAAAAAGGTGAGATTATTGAGCCTAAGAGTAGCGATGAAAAAGTAATACATACAAAAGATTTTATTGTTGATGAAAAAAACAAAGCTATTTTAATTACCGATGATGGAATTTCAAAAGCAGAAAAACTTTTTGAAGTAGATAACTTGTACTCACTTGAGAATGCTAAATATTCTCATCACTTAGATCAAGCCTTAAAAGCAAACTATATTTTTGAAATTGATGTTGATTATGTAGTAAAAGACAATGAAGTAATTATTGTTGATGAATTTACAGGAAGATTAAGTGAAGGACGAAGATTTTCAGACGGTCTTCACCAAGCCTTAGAAGCAAAAGAAAATGTTTCTATTCAAGATGAATCTCAAACCTTAGCAGATATTACTTTCCAAAATTATTTTAGAATGTATGAAAAACTAGCAGGTATGACAGGAACAGCACAAACAGAAGCATCTGAGTTTGCTGAAATTTACAATTTAGATGTTGTATCTATTCCTACAAATGTTCCTGTTACAAGAGAAGACAGAAATGACTTAATCTTTAAAAGTGAAAGAGAAAAGTTTGAAGCGGTTTGTAAAAAAATCCAAGAATACAATACAAAAGGTCAACCAGTATTAGTTGGTACAGGTTCTATTGAAAAATCTGAGCACTTACATGAGCTTTTAAAAGCAGCAAAAGTTCCTCATACTGTTTTAAATGCAAAACAGCATGAAAAAGAAGGAAAGATTGTAGAAGATGCAGGGCTTAAAGGCGCTGTTACAATAGCAACAAATATGGCTGGACGTGGAGTTGATATTAAATTATCAAAAGAGATTCTGGGCCTTGGGGGTTTAGCAATTATTGGAACAGAGCGTCATGAATCAAGACGAATTGATAACCAATTAAGAGGACGTTCAGGACGTCAAGGAGATATTGGTGAAACTCAATTCTTTTTATCTCTTGATGATAATTTACTTCGTATTTTTGGATCTGAAAAAATCAAAGGGATTATGGAGCGACTTGGAATTGAAGAAGGAGAGCATATTGAATCTGGTATGGTTACTCGTGCCGTTGAAAATGCACAGAAAAAAGTGGAAACCATGCACTTTGAGAGTAGAAAACACTTACTTGAATACGATGATGTTGCCAATCAACAAAGAAAAGTAATATATGCTTTTAGAAATGATTTATTAAATCCTGATTTTGCTATTGAAGCAAAACTGGATGAAAACAGATTAGAATACATTACTACTTTATTGACAAATGCTGAAATCATAGAAGGTATGCCTTCTGAAGATTTTAATTTTGATTATGTAATTACAAAATTACAAGAAGAACTGCATATAATAATAACGCTAGAAGATATTAAAGAAGAGTCTTATCAAGAACTAGAAGATAAACTCGCGAAAATCATTAAAGAAGTATATGAACAAAAAATGGGAATGGCTTCTGTTGAACAAAAAAGCGAAATTGAGCGAATCTTATACTTACAAATTCTTGATAATGCATGGAGAGAACATTTATACTCTATGGATACATTAAAAACAGGAATAGGACTTAGAGGATATAATCAAAAAGATCCTTTAGTAGAATATAAAAAAGAGTCTTATAATATGTTCTTAGAATTAATTGCTTCTATTAAAAATGAGATTATTAAAGTTTTATTTACCGTACAACTTCAAGCTAAAGAAGATGAAGCTTTGAATAAATTAAAAGAAGAAATGAATGAATCACAAGAAAATATTTCAACTAATTTTGATCAAGATGTACAAATTTCGAAAAAAACTGCAAGAAATGAACCTTGTCCTTGTGGTTCAGGAAAAAAATACAAACAATGTTGTGGTAAAAGCGGACCTAAAAAAGGTTTAGTTGCAAGAGATTAA
- a CDS encoding ABC transporter permease, whose amino-acid sequence MNTKLINFIVKKYLRFDKKNPFISISAILAFIGVSIGIMVLIITMAIMNGTIKDFESKLFTMNYPLSIYPKYDTAVNEKLLNTLEQKFPDLIFSPYLSAQTMIQNGQEMSGSLLFGVIKEKEERINSIFKKAVEGITLNKYEIITGAGISDSLLLFEGSKATVYFTSLNPSGFSMLPKMKRFKYKASFKSGLNAYDKSYMYTTIESLQTILRKDKNVYDGIHIYSKDAFVDIKRLQKELDGTSVGVIGWWQQNGNFFAAMQMEKKALFIVLLLIILVAALNIISSLLMTVMSRRKEIALLLSMGTSYKEIKAIFLRLGIIIGFAGIVCGIGLGFSGIWILDNFDIISLPADVYGTSKLPLDLSMIDFVSIISGAIVIILLSSYYPASKATKIDVIDVLRNE is encoded by the coding sequence ATGAATACAAAACTCATAAACTTCATTGTCAAAAAATATCTCAGGTTCGATAAAAAAAACCCTTTCATCTCAATAAGTGCTATTTTGGCATTTATTGGGGTAAGTATTGGAATTATGGTTTTAATTATTACCATGGCAATTATGAATGGTACTATTAAAGATTTTGAATCAAAACTTTTTACAATGAACTATCCTTTATCTATTTATCCAAAATACGATACAGCTGTTAATGAAAAACTTTTAAATACTCTAGAGCAAAAATTTCCAGACTTAATTTTTTCACCTTATTTATCGGCACAAACAATGATCCAAAATGGTCAAGAAATGTCAGGCTCTCTCTTATTTGGAGTAATAAAAGAAAAAGAAGAAAGAATTAACTCTATTTTTAAAAAAGCGGTAGAAGGTATTACACTTAATAAGTATGAAATCATTACAGGAGCTGGAATTTCTGATTCTTTGCTTTTATTTGAAGGCAGTAAAGCAACGGTGTATTTCACTTCGTTAAATCCAAGTGGATTTTCTATGCTTCCTAAAATGAAACGCTTTAAATACAAAGCCAGTTTTAAATCAGGTTTAAATGCTTATGACAAGTCTTATATGTATACAACAATAGAAAGCCTACAAACTATTCTAAGAAAAGATAAAAACGTTTATGACGGTATTCATATCTATTCTAAGGATGCATTTGTTGATATCAAACGCTTACAAAAAGAGCTGGATGGTACTTCTGTTGGTGTTATTGGATGGTGGCAGCAAAATGGAAACTTTTTTGCTGCTATGCAAATGGAGAAAAAAGCTTTATTTATTGTTTTATTGCTTATTATATTAGTAGCTGCTCTTAATATCATATCTTCTTTATTAATGACCGTAATGAGCAGAAGAAAAGAAATTGCCCTGCTTTTATCTATGGGAACCTCTTATAAAGAAATCAAAGCAATCTTTTTACGACTTGGGATTATTATAGGTTTTGCGGGTATTGTATGCGGTATAGGCCTTGGATTCTCTGGTATTTGGATTCTGGATAACTTTGATATTATTTCTTTGCCTGCTGACGTATATGGAACATCTAAATTGCCTTTAGATTTAAGTATGATTGATTTTGTTTCTATTATCTCAGGCGCAATTGTTATTATTCTATTATCTTCGTATTACCCTGCTTCTAAAGCCACAAAAATAGATGTAATAGATGTATTAAGAAACGAATAA